In Macadamia integrifolia cultivar HAES 741 chromosome 1, SCU_Mint_v3, whole genome shotgun sequence, a single window of DNA contains:
- the LOC122072682 gene encoding uncharacterized protein LOC122072682 encodes MRALFWNIRGIKKAAGRATLSNILLDKHPDVVCLAEPMVEVAAFPSLFFNKLGYDACFIHNIRTDKNPNLWVIWKRSLTKPTIISMSDQFISLCINWRNNSIYITFVHASCFRASRRELWMALAATPIGSSPWLVTGDFNASLFSYEKKGPGAFNVGSASEFNAAVDACNLISVPSQGHKFTWTNNRKRGNVLAILDRSFCNEEWINHFHDCTQEVMQRFSSDHSPLCITSDSMMKPANCPFRIQRFWMDHEEFMDVVNKSWSEPVDGYPIFSLALKLNRLKPILRSWARSVFPNLDAELKAAKDDLQQIQSQIDSYGIDDHLFNLEADAKSRYLKALLDHEKLWAEKARNRWLSQGDRNSRFFHLSAKIRRVKNSICSLQKTDGTITSSMDDLAVHVEEYYKAIHKASPTLDHGSLLDCIPHILDELDVRGLEAIPNDQEIKNAIWDLDPDSSPGPDGYSGAFFRHCWELIGFDVCRAVKNFFSSGTLPKGINNSFLVLIPKMEGATSLDKFRPICMQNFFCKILSKVMATRLSSLLPKLISEEQGAFQKGKVIQTNISLASELANLMFECSRGGGMGIKIDIQKAFDTVSWSFLFKVLKKFGFPDTWIDWLHQILRTSRILVLLNGGPVGFFGVERGLRQGDPISPLLFILAEEVLCRGIRLMLQDKKLQAIKGPRGVQMPGFLLFADDIFFFLNGSIKYVRHFHDFLTKYQQFSGQQINLNKSKLFLGKMSLDRKQLISDTLGISICKFPTKYLGVEIFKGRVTREPLLPVWNIRHSSSALSSIINARFLKKDGELKKGYKSSTIWPGLRRMWSLVSSKERWVVGNGVSINCWKDRWVDSESFQQKAGLRDDLFASSSMTVVAFIDNNEWNFPTVSSSLLQDFFLAASTINIPRGNIKDTCIWTLSTSGQFSTFSAWNDIRRRNPKVPWHELVWMKGLSPRQSTFGWRLCHQKLTTDDIIRKKGISLASKCIMCGLHAETLPHLFLNCSVSRVLWENFLSCFGLLWKDQSSIADLISWWNRKRRILSVKDPWAAGLIIVTDTIWQERNHRWHGGKSRDASLLFMKILRTLKESNLNLKGVIRTTADLLCCRKLGLHAVPGDPPSILEVIWCKPPLAWSKINIDGSSMGNPGRAGGGVIRDSNGKVIFSFKHFFGISTNYYAEFMTFLHGIRHAMGQRITNLWIESDSVAVVTAVQACLSFFSLHWSGFPSIEELFSWWRRKSRMIQYIKLWLPLAILIPYHIWDERNKRVFDSQKRPTSSVIAAILRDLQEFSTQVAIQNIDGSSLGNPGRCGVGGIIRNDGAFL; translated from the exons ATGCGTGCCCTcttctggaatatcagagggatAAAGAAGGCTGCTGGTCGTGCAACTCTCAGCAATATTCTCCTAGACAAGCACCCTGATGTGGTTTGTCTGGCTGAACCAATGGTGGAGGTAGCTgctttcccttctttattttttaataaactggGATATGATGCATGCTTTATTCATAATATTCGCACTGATAAAAACCCAAACCTATGGGTCATTTGGAAGAGGTCTCTCACCAAACCAACTATTATTTCCATGTCTGACCAGTTTATTTCACTGTGTATAAATTGGAGAAACAATTCGATTTACATAACTTTTGTACATGCGAGTTGTTTCCGAGCTTCTAGAAGAGAGTTATGGATGGCTCTTGCAGCGACTCCAATTGGCTCCTCTCCTTGGCTAGTTACaggtgacttcaatgcctccctTTTTTCGTACGAAAAAAAGGGTCCGGGCGCCTTTAATGTTGGGTCTGCGTCTGAATTCAATGCGGCTGTGGATGCTTGCAACCTGATTTCAGTTCCTTCTCAAGGGCATAAATTTACTTGGACGAATAACAGGAAGCGTGGGAATGTTTTGGCAATTCTGGACAGGtctttttgtaatgaagaatggataAACCACTTTCATGACTGTACCCAGGAGGTGATGCAGCGGTTTTCTTCTGACCATTCCCCCCTGTGCATTACCTCGGATTCAATGATGAAACCTGCAAATTGCCCCTTTCGCATCCAACGATTTTGGATGGACCATGAGGAGTTTATGGATGTGGTCAATAAATCCTGGAGTGAACCTGTGGATGGctatcctattttttctcttgctcTTAAGCTGAATCGCCTCAAGCCTATTCTCAGAAGCTGGGCAAGATCGGTGTTCCCAAACCTTGATGCGGAATTAAAAGCTGCAAAAGATGATCTTCAGCAAATTCAATCTCAGATAGATTCCTATGGTATTGATGAccatctttttaatttggaagcTGATGCTAAATCCAGATACTTGAAAGCTCTCCTTGACCATGAAAAGCTATGGGCAGAAAAAGCAAGAAATAGATGGCTCTCTCAAGGAGACCGAAACTCTAGATTTTTCCACTTATCTGCGAAAATCAGAAGGGTGAAGAACTCGATTTGCTCTCTTCAAAAAACTGATGGTACTATTACATCAAGCATGGATGATTTGGCTGTTCATGTTGAGGAGTACTATAAGGCTATCCATAAAGCCAGCCCCACCCTTGACCATGGATCGCTATTGGACTGCATTCCCCATATCCTTGACGAGCTTGACGTTAGAGGATTGGAAGCCATCCCAAATGATCAAGAGATCAAGAATGCAATTTGGGACCTGGACCCTGATAGTTCTCCAGGCCCAGACGGTTACTCTGGTGCTTTCTTCAGACATTGTTGGGAGctaattggttttgatgtttgCCGTGCTGTGAAGAATTTTTTCAGCTCTGGAACCCTTCCTAAAGGTATCAATAATAGCTTCTTGGTTCTCATCCCGAAAATGGAAGGTGCGACTTCTCTGGACAAGTTTAGGCCGATATGCATGcaaaattttttctgtaaaattttgTCCAAGGTTATGGCTACAagactctcttctctcctccctaaaCTCATTTCAGAAGAGCAAGGCGCCTTTCAGAAGGGCAAGGTTATTCAGACTAATATCAGCCTCGCTTCAGAGTTAGCTAATCTCATGTTTGAGTGTTcaagaggtggaggtatggggataaaaattgatatccagaaaGCCTTTGACACTGTATCTTGGAGCTTTCTTTTCAAGGTCTtgaaaaagtttggcttccctGATACTTGGATTGATTGGTTGCATCAAATTCTTCGTACATCCAGAATTTTAGTGTTGCTCAATGGAGGTCCGGTTGGATTCTTTGGTGTTGAGCGAGGCCTGCGTCAGGGTGACCCCATCTCCCCTCTTTTATTTATCCTTGCCGAGGAGGTCCTGTGTAGGGGAATCCGCCTTATGCTTCAAGACAAGAAACTACAAGCCATCAAGGGTCCTCGTGGTGTCCAAATGCCAGGTTTTCTCCTCTTTGCAGacgatattttcttctttttaaatggcTCCATCAAATATGTCAGACATTTCCATGACTTCCTTACAAAGTATCAGCAGTTTTCTGGTCAACAAAtcaatctcaacaaaagtaaacTTTTTCTGGGGAAGATGTCTCTAGATAGAAAGCAACTCATCTCTGATACCCTTGGAATCTCCATCTGCaagttccctacaaaatatctgggagtggaaattttcaagggtagAGTCACTCGTGAACCTCTCCTCCCG GTATGGAATATAAGACACTCTTCATCAGCCCTGTCCAGCATTATTAATGCTCGATTTTTGAAGAAAGATGGGGAGCTTAAGAAAGGGTATAAATCTTCCACCATTTGGCCAGGCCTTCGAAGAATGTGGTCTCTTGTCTCTAGCAAAGAGCGATGGGTGGTGGGTAATGGGGTTTCCATAAACTGCTGGAAAGATAGATGGGTTGACTCTGAATCTTTTCAACAAAAGGCAGGTTTGAGAGATGAtttgtttgcatcttcctccatGACAGTTGTGGCCTTTATTGACAATAATGAGTGGAACTTCCCCACggtttcatcttctcttcttcaagatttttttctcGCTGCTTCAACTATCAATATCCCTAGAGGTAACATAAAAGATACATGTATTTGGACCCTCTCTACCTCTGGTCAATTCAGTACTTTCTCAGCCTGGAATGATATTCGCCGCCGAAATCCCAAGGTTCCTTGGCATGAGCTGGTCTGGATGAAAGGCCTCTCTCCTCGTCAATCAACTTTTGGCTGGCGTCTGTGTCACCAGAAGCTTACTACTGATGATATCATTAGGAAAAAAGGCATCTCTTTAGCCTCCAAATGCATCATGTGCGGTCTTCATGCTGAGACTCTGCCCCATCTCTTCTTAAATTGTAGTGTTTCTCGAGTCCTTTGGGAAAATTTCTTGAGCTGTTTTGGTCTTCTTTGGAAGGATCAATCCTCCATTGCTGATTTGATATCCTGGTGGAATCGAAAGCGAAGAATTTTGTCCGTAAAGGATCCTTGGGCGGCTGGTTTGATTATAGTGACCGACActatttggcaagaaaggaatcatCGATGGCATGGTGGTAAGAGTAGGGATGCCTCTCTGCTATTCATGAAAATATTGAGAACGCTCAAGGAGTCTAATCTCAACTTAAAAGGGGTCATTCGGACTACTGCTGATCTTCTTTGCTGCAGGAAACTAGGGTTGCATGCAGTTCCAGGCGACCCTCCTTCCATTCTTGAAGTCATTTGGTGCAAGCCTCCACTCGCCTGGTCAAAGATAAACATTGATGGTAGTTCCATGGGAAACCCTGGTCGAGCAGGAGGGGGTGTCATTCGTGATTCCAATGGGAAAGTTATATTCTCCTTCAAGCATTTCTTTGGCATCAGTACGAACTACTATGCAGAATTCATGACTTTTCTTCATGGTATCCGCCATGcaatgggtcaaaggattacaaacttgtggattgaatctgacTCTGTGGCAGTAGTCACCGCTGTTCAAG CTTGTCTTAGCTTTTTCTCTTTGCATTGGAGTGGCTTCCCGTCAATTGAGGAGCTATTTtcatggtggagaagaaaatcTAGGATGATTCAATACATCAAGTTATGGCTTCCGCTAGCAATTCTGATTCCATACCACATTTGggatgaaagaaataaaagggtaTTTGACAGTCAAAAACGGCCCACATCCTCTGTGATAGCTGCTATCCTTCGAGACCTACAGGAGTTTTCCACACAGGTAGCAATTCAG AACATAGACGGAAGCTCTCTTGGTAATCCTGGTCGCTGTGGAGTAGGAGGAATTATAAGAAATGATGGGGCTTTCCTTTAG
- the LOC122072691 gene encoding aspartyl protease AED1-like: MRKMLDLHMYIQVNLCAAVPNSNYSLEIMVRSNSALLITYSLSQWPVPFQSMNSPSFFWDKAERLYESSVAYYAYIASKKNYGLLATEILSFKDSDRVVTGSVRDVVFGCGDNNHNSVHGKFGEILGLTATDLSVVSQLHSITKRKFSYCLGNASDPSSEGNLIIGEDAHMIKLVGIRVGLQFLDIPSRNVTLDSGTIYTFLPPEVYGKLLAAISQTMKRFKVQPIPPRRIGRLCYIGSISKDLNGFSTMTIGFLENDELVLERWSIFIQHEFAIFCLAFLPSGGPNEPGIIGSMA; the protein is encoded by the exons ATGAGAAAAATGTTGGATCTTCACATGTACATCCAGGTGAACTTATGTGCAGCGGTTCCAAACTCCAATTATAGTCTGGAAA TCATGGTTCGCTCTAATTCAGCTTTATTGATTACGTATTCCCTTTCACAATGGCCAGTGCCTTTTCAGTCTATGAACTCTCCATCTTT TTTTTGGGACAAAGCTGAGAGGTTATATGAAAGCTCAGTTGCATACTATGCCTATATAGCTTCCAAAAAAAA CTATGGCCTTCTTGCCACCGAGATCCTATCATTCAAGGACTCCGACAGAGTTGTTACCGGCAGTGTAAGGGATGTGGTGTTCGGTTGTGGTGATAACAACCATAATTCAGTTCATGGCAAATTTGGTGAAATACTAGGCCTTACTGCAACAGATTTGTCAGTGGTCTCTCAGTTACATTCCATCACAAAACGAAAATTCTCCTATTGCTTAGGCAATGCTAGTGATCCATCTTCTGAAGGTAATCTGATCATTGGTGAAGATGCACATATGATcaagcttgttggcattagaGTGGGCTTACAATTTCTTGATATTCCATCTAGGAATGTGACCTTAGATAGTGGCACCATATACACATTTCTGCCACCAGAAGTATATGGTAAGCTATTAGCTGCAATATCCCAGACAATGAAAAGATTCAAGGTCCAACCCATTCCACCCAGAAGAATAGGGCGGTTGTGCTACATAGGAAGTATTAGCAAGGATTTAAATGGGTTTTCGACTATGACCATTGGTTTTCTAGAAAATGATGAGCTGGTTTTAGAGAGATGGAGTATTTTCATCCAACATGAATTTGCAATATTTTGCTTAGCTTTCCTTCCTAGCGGTGGTCCTAATGAGCCAGGCATTATTGGTAGCATGGCTTAG